A region of the Arenibacter antarcticus genome:
AATTGGTGTAATAGGAGTTAATGCCATATCCAAGGCCGATGCCAAGCCCTAGGGTCCTATCCCAATTTAATGGAATATCCTTTATAAAGCCTCCTTGAAGGCCATAAGACAAATTCCGTTGCTCCACATCTATGGGCAGCTCCATCAAAAAATTATAGGTCAGCCCTAAGTAAAATTGATCCTCCAAATACTTTCTATCCTGCACGTCAAAGATTACAATATCCTGGCCAACTACTCCTAGGCTTATAAAACAAAATAGCACTTGTAACAATCCCCTCATATGGAATAAAGGTAATTAATTAAACATAAAAAAAACGCTTCAAATGCAAGCATCTGAAGCGTTTTAATTCTCTAATCCCTTAACTAACTATTGTAAATTCCGGAACGCATCACCTTCGTAGGTAGTGTAGTTCACTTTTAAGGCATTTACTTTTCTAAGCTCTTGTTTTATATCTGATATAATACCCATATTGGCATCTTTATCCACTTTAAGCGCCGTGGTCAAAACATTTTGAAGTTCCTGTGGCTTTTTAGCCCTTTCCATCAAAATGTAATCCCCTACTTCGGAAGCATCCGAAAACTTGTCGTTCAATTGAATCTTAGATTCAGAACCGAACACCTTCTCGTATTCCTTAGTAGGTTTTCCCACGTAGATATAAATAATCCTATCCTTTTTCTCCAGTTTTTTCACTTCAGTAGCATTAGGCAGAACATTCTCTACCTTTAAGGTACTATCTTTCATTACGGTAACTGTCATAAAAAAGAACAAGAGCATAAAAACGATATCAGGCAAGGATGCCGTATTCACTGCAGGTAAAGCGGAGTCCTTTTTCTTGTTAAATTTTGACATAGTAAAATTATTTTTTAACTATTAATTTGTTGTAGACGTCTCGGCTTCGGATAGCTTTTGCGGAAACAACTCTTGAATATTTTTCACCTTCTCCTTCAATTCATCCCGAACATTATCTGGAGTTTCAGGATTTAGGAACTCAGCTTCCATATCTGTAAAGTTTCTCTTATACAAGCGCTGGGCTTCACGGTTCCTCAATTCGTTATAGGCTCCTACCAATTCGTTTTGTACAGTAATATACGTTCCGTACTTGGTCTCCCTATCGTTCTTCAAAGAAATAATAGCTTTCGCTGGACTATCTGAAGAAGAAGCATCTCTAGTCCCTTTACAGTAACTGCAATAATCTGCACTGCCAGAAGGGGCTCCCCCGTTATCCAAGAAAGCGATAGCTTTTGCCCTAAGGTCTTTAATATTGGTCAACTCATCATCGGCCAATAATTGTCCGTCACGGTTTATATTAACCTGAAAAATATTCTTCTGCTTAATAATAACGTCCACATCTGGCGGCTCTATTGGTGGCAACATACGATCCAAACCTGCATCAGTTTCAATAGTGGTAGTCACTAGGAAAAAGATAAGCAATAAGAACGCGATGTCTGCCATAGAACCCGCATTTACCTCTGGTGGTGTTCCTCTTTTTGGCATAATATTCTTTTAAATTATTTACTGATCATTTTCTTTGCACCAGAATACAACATGGAACCTACTGCAATTATAGTAAGTAGGAAAAACACGTTTAATCCAGTCCCTATAGCTTTCACAGTACTTTCAGTAGTTGGAACGCCTTTTCGGGCCATTTCATCCAAGTTAACGTCTGTACCATTCGCCATTGCGTAAGATATAACAACAACAACCAATAGTCCAACAATAACAAACATAGCCTTCTTTAAACCTCCCTTAGAAGTTATTAGGTTCATCAATCCAAAAAGGACTGTCGCAACTATTGCAATTCCCAACAAGACATAAGTAATAATGAACATAAAGTTCATGGAGCTGTTATTAATGGCTTCGGTTGCCGGAACATCCGAACTTGGAAGCTGGAACCACAATATGGCTCCTACTACCCCGAGTACAACTAATATTATTTTAATTATTTTATGCATGATACTTTAAGTATTAAGTCCGACTTATTTTTTGTGATCTGCCAACATATCAATCAAACTGATTGATGAATCTTCCATGTCATTTACAATACTGTCGATTTTTGCAATGATATAGTTGTAAAAGATTTGAAGAATGATCGCAGTAATAAGACCAAATACTGTAGTCAATAATGCTACCTGGATATCACCTGCAATAAGTGAAGCACTTAAGTTACCTACCGCTGCAATTTTCTGGAAAGCCTGAATCATCCCGATTACCGTACCCATAAATCCAAGCATCGGTGCAACCGCAATAAACAACGATAACCAAGAAACGTTTTTCTCTAATTGTCCCATTTGAACACCACCGTAAGCAATAACCGCTTTCTCGGCAGATTCAATGCTGTCACCAGCTCTCTCTAACCCTTGATAGTAGATAGATGCAACTGGACCTTTTGTATTTCTACACACTTCCTTAGCAGCTTCAATTCCACCAGAAGCCAAAGCGTCTTCAACTTGTAATTTCAATTTAGTAGTATTGGTTGTTGCCAAGTTTAAATAAATAATCCTTTCAATAGCGACAGCCAATCCAAGGATCAAACACAAAAGAACGATACCCATAAATCCAGCACCCCCTTGTATAAACTGTTCCTTCAACACTTGTGTAAAACCTTTTTCAGCAGCTGGAGCCGCTTCTTGCAAAACTGCCGCCGCAGCCACAACTTTCGCACTTACCGTATTTGTACCTGCTACAAATAACCCAGCTGTTGCTAGGATAGAGAATAATCTTTTCATTTTCTAAACTTAATTTTAGTTAGTTAATAGGGTTAAAGATAAAAAAAAAACACAATAAAAAAATTAAAACTT
Encoded here:
- a CDS encoding biopolymer transporter ExbD, whose translation is MSKFNKKKDSALPAVNTASLPDIVFMLLFFFMTVTVMKDSTLKVENVLPNATEVKKLEKKDRIIYIYVGKPTKEYEKVFGSESKIQLNDKFSDASEVGDYILMERAKKPQELQNVLTTALKVDKDANMGIISDIKQELRKVNALKVNYTTYEGDAFRNLQ
- a CDS encoding biopolymer transporter ExbD gives rise to the protein MPKRGTPPEVNAGSMADIAFLLLIFFLVTTTIETDAGLDRMLPPIEPPDVDVIIKQKNIFQVNINRDGQLLADDELTNIKDLRAKAIAFLDNGGAPSGSADYCSYCKGTRDASSSDSPAKAIISLKNDRETKYGTYITVQNELVGAYNELRNREAQRLYKRNFTDMEAEFLNPETPDNVRDELKEKVKNIQELFPQKLSEAETSTTN
- a CDS encoding MotA/TolQ/ExbB proton channel family protein, whose translation is MKRLFSILATAGLFVAGTNTVSAKVVAAAAVLQEAAPAAEKGFTQVLKEQFIQGGAGFMGIVLLCLILGLAVAIERIIYLNLATTNTTKLKLQVEDALASGGIEAAKEVCRNTKGPVASIYYQGLERAGDSIESAEKAVIAYGGVQMGQLEKNVSWLSLFIAVAPMLGFMGTVIGMIQAFQKIAAVGNLSASLIAGDIQVALLTTVFGLITAIILQIFYNYIIAKIDSIVNDMEDSSISLIDMLADHKK